A genome region from Aliivibrio salmonicida LFI1238 includes the following:
- the tesB gene encoding acyl-CoA thioesterase II: protein MNKPLNELLTLLQLEQLEQGLFRGQSENLGLPQVYGGQVVGQALSAARYTVDNARTVHSFHSYFLYPGDPEKAIIYDVENLRDGRSFSTRRVKAIQNGRPIFYLTASYHGDEPGFEHQSKMPEIAGPENFASETQLAEAIKHVLPPQIQKIFCSEKPIEVRPVNIINPLAPKKAAPTQHLWIKANGDLPDIQLIHQYILAYASDWGFLTTALHPHEVSLLTPNFQVATIDHSMWFHRPFKMDEWLLYSIESTNASGSRGLVRGEIFNQKGELVASAMQEGLMRMKNK from the coding sequence ATGAACAAACCACTTAATGAATTATTAACCCTGTTGCAATTAGAGCAACTCGAACAAGGGCTATTTAGAGGACAAAGCGAGAACCTAGGCTTACCTCAAGTATATGGTGGTCAAGTCGTTGGACAGGCTTTATCGGCCGCTCGCTATACCGTTGATAACGCCAGAACAGTGCATTCTTTTCACAGCTATTTCCTTTATCCTGGCGATCCTGAAAAAGCCATCATCTACGATGTAGAAAACCTACGAGATGGCAGAAGTTTCAGCACTCGTCGAGTGAAAGCCATTCAAAATGGTCGCCCTATTTTCTATTTAACGGCGTCTTATCATGGTGATGAACCTGGATTTGAGCATCAATCAAAAATGCCAGAAATTGCGGGCCCTGAAAACTTCGCCTCTGAAACTCAACTTGCAGAAGCAATTAAGCACGTACTTCCACCTCAAATACAAAAAATATTCTGCAGCGAAAAACCGATCGAAGTTCGCCCAGTAAATATCATTAATCCATTAGCCCCTAAAAAAGCAGCGCCAACACAACATTTATGGATCAAAGCCAATGGTGATTTACCTGATATCCAGTTGATCCATCAATATATATTGGCTTATGCGTCTGATTGGGGATTCTTAACGACGGCACTTCACCCGCACGAAGTCAGCTTGCTCACTCCCAATTTTCAAGTGGCAACCATTGATCATTCAATGTGGTTCCACCGCCCATTCAAAATGGATGAATGGTTGCTTTACTCAATTGAAAGCACCAACGCCAGCGGTTCTCGTGGCTTAGTTCGTGGCGAGATATTCAACCAAAAAGGCGAACTTGTGGCATCTGCAATGCAAGAAGGCTTAATGAGAATGAAAAACAAATAA
- a CDS encoding Lrp/AsnC family transcriptional regulator → MGKHELDKVDITLLSLLQKDSTISLSELAEAVNLTTTPCWKRLKRLEEDGVIEKKVALLNPEKLGLSFNAFVLIKTSNHSHEWYSKFVDTVSDFPEVMEFYRMAGEYDYMMKVLAEDMKAFDSFYKKLVNSVDGISNVTSTFAMEPLKYTTELPL, encoded by the coding sequence ATGGGAAAGCATGAACTGGATAAAGTGGATATTACCTTACTTTCTTTACTACAAAAAGACAGTACGATTTCTCTGAGTGAACTTGCTGAGGCGGTAAACTTAACGACAACCCCTTGTTGGAAGCGATTAAAGCGCTTAGAAGAGGATGGGGTTATTGAGAAAAAAGTGGCCTTGTTAAATCCTGAGAAATTGGGACTGAGTTTTAATGCGTTTGTATTAATAAAAACATCAAATCATTCGCATGAATGGTATTCAAAATTTGTTGATACGGTGTCTGACTTTCCCGAGGTCATGGAGTTTTATCGTATGGCTGGTGAATATGATTATATGATGAAAGTTTTAGCTGAAGACATGAAAGCTTTCGATAGCTTCTATAAGAAATTGGTTAATAGTGTAGATGGTATATCCAATGTGACCAGTACCTTCGCTATGGAACCATTGAAATACACAACGGAATTACCTCTGTAA